In a single window of the Dysgonomonas mossii genome:
- a CDS encoding LytR/AlgR family response regulator transcription factor, with product MYIFIALLTTAIIYGCMKPLAMVPLPVLWADACVSGIVLSILLFLLYEIVKYTRFATLPFKQQVVNYTALAILFVFFWLGADLLALYTLFPQEEWIGLLPISTTRIVLSLLVYVSAILFYNNIYKSNVQSSDENTDEFPIAEDDNIENHVTEEIKPNEELERVAVKNGQRIEVIPVSNIIYIQAEGDYVMIYSDKGKFLKEQTMKSFESLLPSTKFVRVHRSSIVNVDFIAQIELYNKQSQLLKLKDGSQVRISMNGYRLLKQTLGL from the coding sequence ATGTACATTTTTATAGCATTGCTGACTACTGCTATTATATATGGCTGTATGAAGCCTTTGGCGATGGTTCCCTTGCCTGTATTGTGGGCTGACGCTTGTGTCTCGGGGATTGTTTTGTCTATACTTTTATTTTTATTGTATGAGATTGTAAAATATACTCGCTTTGCTACTTTGCCTTTTAAGCAACAGGTTGTTAATTATACGGCATTGGCTATATTATTTGTGTTTTTCTGGTTGGGAGCAGATCTTTTGGCTCTGTATACACTTTTCCCTCAAGAGGAATGGATTGGCTTGTTGCCGATCTCTACAACTCGGATTGTTTTAAGCTTGCTGGTATATGTGTCTGCAATACTTTTTTACAATAATATATATAAGTCTAATGTACAGAGTTCAGATGAAAATACGGATGAGTTTCCTATTGCAGAAGATGATAATATAGAGAATCACGTGACAGAAGAAATAAAACCAAATGAAGAATTGGAGCGTGTCGCTGTAAAAAATGGGCAAAGAATAGAGGTAATCCCTGTCTCCAATATAATTTATATACAGGCAGAGGGAGATTATGTAATGATATACTCGGATAAAGGTAAATTTCTCAAAGAGCAAACGATGAAGTCTTTCGAAAGCCTCTTGCCTTCTACTAAATTTGTGCGTGTACATCGCTCCAGTATCGTGAATGTCGATTTTATAGCGCAAATAGAATTGTATAATAAACAAAGTCAATTGCTAAAGCTCAAAGATGGTTCACAGGTGAGGATTAGTATGAATGGGTATAGGCTCTTAAAGCAAACGCTCGGTTTGTAA